The following proteins come from a genomic window of Thiothrix unzii:
- a CDS encoding GNAT family N-acetyltransferase, translating to MGISKPRPLSEEDNRAEFDCGRASLNEWFQRHAWKNHKADISRTNIVCDTETGKIAGYVTLLAAEIRREFLVKAQQRNKPEAIPVILLGQLAVDVQYQGQGLSTSLLFFAFKTVLRIADVAGCYGLITHPLDESVRAFYQRHGFQDIPYDPERAMMVRIADLRVSGF from the coding sequence ATGGGAATAAGTAAGCCGCGTCCGTTGAGCGAAGAGGACAACCGTGCTGAATTTGATTGTGGCAGGGCTTCATTGAATGAGTGGTTTCAACGCCACGCATGGAAAAATCACAAGGCGGACATATCGCGTACCAATATTGTGTGTGACACCGAAACGGGAAAGATAGCGGGTTACGTCACGCTGCTTGCCGCAGAAATACGCCGTGAGTTTTTGGTCAAAGCGCAGCAACGTAATAAGCCAGAGGCAATTCCAGTCATTTTGTTGGGGCAGTTGGCGGTGGATGTCCAATACCAAGGGCAGGGCTTGTCAACGTCATTATTGTTTTTCGCTTTTAAAACGGTATTGCGTATTGCGGATGTGGCGGGCTGTTATGGTTTGATTACCCATCCGCTGGATGAATCGGTACGCGCTTTCTATCAACGCCACGGTTTTCAGGATATTCCGTATGACCCGGAACGTGCCATGATGGTTCGGATTGCGGATTTGCGGGTGAGTGGGTTTTGA
- a CDS encoding DUF1778 domain-containing protein gives MTTSILSVRVNETERNLLETAAKYAHTNLSDFVRRKALESAEIEMMGRVVVEISAKHWQDFEAWLNTPPQAIPALQRIAGMKPAWE, from the coding sequence ATGACAACTTCCATACTGAGCGTGCGTGTCAACGAAACAGAACGCAATTTGCTGGAAACGGCGGCTAAATACGCCCATACCAACCTTAGCGATTTTGTCCGGCGCAAAGCCTTAGAATCTGCCGAGATTGAGATGATGGGGCGGGTAGTGGTCGAAATATCTGCTAAACACTGGCAGGATTTCGAGGCATGGCTCAACACGCCACCGCAAGCGATACCTGCATTACAACGTATTGCCGGGATGAAGCCTGCATGGGAATAA
- a CDS encoding DUF3368 domain-containing protein yields the protein MKVIVSDITSLIALEGLQSIELLCAVFESILIPQAVLNELSAGSPDIIKIINAVGCIEIIRLEPSEQLSSLQLILDPGEAEAITLALERQFPILIDERKGSTIALQKNLTVTGFAGLLLLSVKRNVLPPATAQSLLDQAIRNGFRMSDKLYRQVSAAYQAG from the coding sequence ATGAAAGTTATTGTCAGTGACATCACCAGCTTGATTGCGCTGGAAGGTTTGCAATCCATCGAGTTGTTATGTGCAGTGTTTGAAAGCATTCTGATTCCGCAGGCGGTTTTGAACGAATTGTCCGCTGGATCACCCGACATTATCAAAATAATCAACGCTGTAGGTTGCATAGAAATCATTCGATTGGAACCTTCGGAACAACTCAGCAGCCTGCAACTAATACTTGATCCCGGTGAAGCAGAAGCCATCACTTTGGCTTTGGAACGCCAGTTTCCGATCCTGATTGATGAACGTAAAGGCAGTACAATCGCCTTGCAAAAAAACTTGACCGTAACAGGCTTTGCCGGTTTATTACTGCTGTCGGTCAAAAGAAACGTGTTACCGCCTGCTACCGCCCAATCACTGTTGGATCAGGCTATCCGTAACGGCTTCAGAATGTCTGACAAGCTCTATCGGCAAGTATCCGCTGCCTACCAAGCCGGATAA
- a CDS encoding nitric oxide reductase activation protein NorD — protein MAIHLEEYREFLEKITPRVRDVLDGSYQEATRVMSPAGLLDYLDGAKAIQKLGRGEDLIITYLQEMPLVAKECGEDIIPDVVTSAMKLSSMVSGEVITLMISSLPTASRHLGDAELVRGYLTFIHQFSSTAARGLRPMLNHMDELLSKLTLSGLRRWANFGAQAYRRDFNNLTKYFDLESADSRATLQKERRGVLFVKTQRKLNFYLRALWARDFFLRPTGADYTDFRPYIEHRIFHMPDAVDDLGDIPGLELYRATAAHMAAHLMYTRKALSAEQLSPAQLFFIGFMEDARVEYKATQAFPGLKTLWSRLLTANYDGAVEHPTMRLLENIALMLLDEQVTGAGDEAISAFVAKFHANIAEKQDDGQFSWLMGVELYNLFAGRREVPSLRILERIRIPYRDDNRYVWTMEEMTWDVGFEYVPASQRQVRRQVNVMMMANEVDCELAGDDAQEIWTCSTEMRPYEDDLTDNTKTFNEMWGKEPVSEPFHYHEWDYHIQLHRPDWVTVYERRQQRGDPDDIRAIIDAYRPVAHRIKQIIDLLTPDGVQRQRGLEDGDEIDINAAVDAMISIRMGEQPNPRITMRNVIKNRDLAVVVLLDLSQSTNEAMKGSDKTVLQLTREASTLVATAIEGIGDPYAIHGFASDGRHDVQYFRLKDFNQHFDDEAKSRLAGMKGGLSTRMGAALRHSAYHLHKQPERRKLILLVTDGEPADIDERDPQHLRFDAKKAVEELYSQGVQTYCLTLDPHADDYVKRIFGQNNYTVIDHVDRLPEQLPVLFASLTK, from the coding sequence ATGGCAATCCATCTTGAAGAGTATCGGGAATTTCTCGAAAAAATAACGCCACGGGTGCGTGATGTCCTCGATGGTTCGTACCAAGAAGCCACGCGGGTGATGTCACCAGCCGGATTGCTGGATTATCTGGATGGTGCCAAAGCCATTCAGAAACTTGGTCGCGGTGAAGACCTGATCATCACTTATTTGCAGGAAATGCCGCTGGTTGCCAAAGAATGCGGCGAAGACATTATTCCCGATGTGGTCACATCCGCGATGAAACTGTCGTCGATGGTGTCTGGTGAAGTGATTACGCTGATGATTTCCAGCCTGCCTACGGCTTCGCGGCATTTGGGGGATGCGGAATTGGTGCGCGGCTACCTGACGTTTATTCACCAGTTTTCTTCGACAGCGGCACGCGGCTTACGCCCGATGCTGAATCATATGGATGAATTGCTTTCCAAACTCACGTTGAGTGGCTTGCGGCGCTGGGCAAATTTTGGGGCGCAAGCCTATCGGCGTGATTTCAATAATTTAACCAAATATTTTGATCTGGAATCAGCGGATAGTCGTGCCACGTTGCAGAAAGAACGCCGTGGGGTGTTGTTCGTTAAAACCCAGCGTAAGCTGAATTTTTACTTGCGGGCGTTGTGGGCGCGTGACTTTTTCTTGCGTCCGACGGGTGCGGATTACACCGATTTTCGCCCTTACATCGAACACCGTATTTTTCACATGCCGGATGCGGTGGATGATCTTGGCGATATTCCGGGGCTGGAATTGTACCGCGCTACTGCGGCGCACATGGCGGCGCATTTGATGTATACCCGCAAGGCATTGTCGGCGGAACAGCTTAGCCCTGCGCAATTGTTTTTCATCGGCTTTATGGAAGATGCGCGGGTTGAATACAAAGCCACGCAAGCGTTTCCGGGGCTAAAAACTTTGTGGAGTCGGCTGCTGACGGCGAATTATGACGGCGCGGTGGAACACCCGACCATGCGTTTGTTGGAAAACATTGCGCTGATGTTGCTGGATGAACAGGTGACGGGTGCAGGTGATGAGGCAATTAGTGCATTCGTGGCGAAATTCCACGCGAATATTGCTGAAAAACAGGACGATGGGCAGTTTTCGTGGTTGATGGGGGTCGAGCTTTACAACCTGTTTGCGGGGCGGCGTGAAGTGCCGAGCTTGCGGATTCTGGAGCGCATTCGCATCCCTTACCGCGATGACAACCGTTATGTCTGGACGATGGAGGAAATGACGTGGGATGTTGGGTTTGAATACGTCCCCGCCAGCCAGCGGCAGGTGCGTCGTCAGGTCAATGTGATGATGATGGCGAACGAGGTTGATTGCGAACTCGCGGGCGATGACGCGCAGGAAATTTGGACGTGTTCCACCGAAATGCGCCCGTATGAAGACGATTTGACCGATAACACCAAGACTTTCAATGAAATGTGGGGCAAAGAGCCGGTTTCTGAGCCGTTTCATTATCATGAGTGGGATTACCACATTCAGTTGCATCGCCCGGATTGGGTGACGGTGTACGAACGCCGCCAGCAACGCGGTGATCCTGATGATATTCGGGCGATTATTGACGCTTACCGTCCGGTGGCGCATCGCATTAAGCAGATTATCGACTTGCTGACTCCCGATGGAGTGCAACGCCAACGCGGGCTGGAAGACGGCGACGAAATCGACATTAATGCGGCGGTGGATGCGATGATTTCGATCCGCATGGGCGAACAGCCGAACCCGCGCATTACCATGCGTAATGTGATTAAAAACCGTGACTTGGCGGTGGTGGTATTGCTGGATTTGTCGCAATCCACCAATGAAGCGATGAAAGGTTCGGATAAGACGGTGCTGCAATTGACCCGTGAAGCTTCCACGCTGGTGGCGACGGCGATTGAGGGGATTGGCGACCCGTATGCGATTCACGGCTTTGCATCGGATGGGCGGCATGATGTGCAGTATTTCCGCTTGAAGGATTTTAATCAGCATTTCGATGATGAGGCGAAATCACGCTTGGCGGGGATGAAGGGTGGGCTTTCCACGCGCATGGGGGCAGCGTTGCGTCATTCTGCATACCATTTGCACAAGCAACCGGAACGCCGCAAGCTGATTTTATTAGTGACGGATGGCGAACCGGCGGATATTGACGAGCGCGACCCGCAACATTTGCGTTTCGATGCGAAAAAGGCGGTGGAGGAGCTGTATAGCCAAGGGGTGCAGACGTATTGTTTGACGCTTGACCCACACGCGGATGATTATGTGAAACGGATTTTTGGGCAGAATAATTACACGGTGATTGACCATGTGGATCGGTTGCCGGAGCAGTTGCCGGTGTTGTTTGCTAGTTTGACGAAGTAA